Proteins from a genomic interval of Oharaeibacter diazotrophicus:
- a CDS encoding class I SAM-dependent methyltransferase — MATFQLDDIDAVTDAFFKGFGKDEAWRDFARAALALPSWYEEGLDPFSAAYAEQQHRLWQAIAGAGRDYDADLDEVAVETTPDVVRMPGYYKYRHPGAVAQAGEHIRAAGNILVHSNVQPGQWALEYGAGYGLIALDFARLGVNVDTVDISPVFCNFVRAQAEFFRVPLTPFPGRFGDGPRPGRKYDLIYFFESLHHCTNLTHLLGRLKALLAPDGRVIIAGEPITPAEKPAIPYPWGMRLDSETVAVVRRRRWFELGFTEAYLVELFTRHGFVATKMPGFSNFDSGYIFRHRPGTIEMAKHWLPDAAARAWYGADTTGRWTRGRAELAIDTTPSFSALEVTLRNHHAVEQPVALDYGGRVERVVMPPRTTRTVSLPAGTRTPRLVIDCEPKVPAATGGNGDPRALGIFVMLVTYRP; from the coding sequence GTGGCCACATTTCAACTCGACGATATCGACGCCGTCACGGATGCGTTTTTCAAGGGCTTCGGCAAGGATGAAGCGTGGCGGGATTTCGCCCGCGCCGCCCTCGCCCTCCCTTCCTGGTACGAGGAGGGACTCGACCCCTTCTCCGCCGCCTACGCCGAGCAGCAGCACCGGCTGTGGCAGGCGATCGCCGGTGCCGGCCGCGACTACGACGCCGACCTCGACGAGGTCGCGGTCGAAACGACGCCCGACGTCGTCCGCATGCCCGGCTACTACAAGTATCGCCATCCCGGCGCGGTCGCGCAGGCGGGCGAACACATCCGGGCGGCCGGCAACATCCTCGTCCATTCGAACGTCCAACCCGGCCAGTGGGCGCTGGAATACGGTGCCGGCTACGGCCTGATCGCGCTCGACTTCGCCCGCCTCGGCGTCAACGTCGACACCGTCGACATCTCGCCGGTGTTCTGCAACTTCGTGCGGGCGCAGGCCGAGTTCTTCCGGGTGCCGCTGACGCCGTTCCCGGGCCGGTTCGGCGACGGGCCGCGGCCCGGACGCAAGTACGACCTGATCTACTTCTTCGAATCGCTGCACCACTGCACGAACCTGACCCACCTGCTCGGCCGGCTGAAGGCCCTGCTGGCGCCGGACGGGCGGGTGATCATCGCGGGCGAGCCGATCACGCCGGCCGAAAAACCCGCCATTCCCTATCCCTGGGGCATGCGTCTCGACAGCGAAACGGTCGCGGTGGTGCGCCGGCGGCGCTGGTTCGAACTCGGCTTCACCGAAGCCTATCTCGTGGAGCTGTTCACGCGTCACGGCTTCGTGGCGACCAAGATGCCCGGCTTCTCGAATTTCGACAGCGGCTACATCTTCCGGCATCGCCCGGGCACGATCGAGATGGCGAAACACTGGCTGCCCGACGCGGCGGCCCGCGCGTGGTACGGGGCGGACACCACCGGTCGCTGGACCCGCGGCCGCGCCGAACTCGCGATCGACACCACGCCGAGTTTCTCCGCGCTCGAAGTCACGCTGCGCAACCACCACGCCGTCGAGCAGCCGGTCGCGCTCGATTACGGCGGACGGGTCGAGCGCGTGGTCATGCCGCCACGAACCACGCGGACCGTGAGCCTGCCCGCCGGCACGAGGACGCCGCGGCTGGTGATCGACTGCGAGCCGAAGGTCCCGGCGGCGACCGGCGGCAACGGCGACCCGCGCGCGCTCGGCATCTTCGTGATGCTGGTGACCTATCGGCCGTGA
- the fae gene encoding formaldehyde-activating enzyme, which yields MSEIWFKVGEATVFAADGQYTDAMPEVLIGSTRGPAGQAFASMMGQVQGHTRMFVVRDCNQLVRPATMMTTKATIQSLEYVDLLGGVVQGAIGDAIVDCLAEGIIPRDVVDDICMIVMVWLDPRCADHAELDKADLYRTNYEATKIAISRALTGQPTVDELIANRKTVKHYALDGVVDY from the coding sequence ATGTCCGAGATCTGGTTCAAGGTCGGCGAGGCCACGGTGTTCGCGGCCGACGGTCAGTACACCGACGCCATGCCCGAGGTGCTGATCGGCTCCACCCGCGGCCCGGCCGGCCAGGCCTTCGCCTCGATGATGGGCCAGGTGCAGGGCCACACCCGCATGTTCGTGGTGCGCGACTGCAACCAGCTGGTCCGCCCGGCCACGATGATGACCACCAAGGCGACCATCCAGTCGCTGGAATACGTCGACCTGCTCGGCGGCGTCGTCCAGGGCGCGATCGGCGACGCCATCGTCGACTGCCTCGCCGAGGGCATCATCCCGCGCGACGTCGTCGACGACATCTGCATGATCGTGATGGTCTGGCTCGATCCGCGCTGCGCCGATCACGCCGAACTCGACAAGGCCGACCTCTACCGCACCAACTACGAGGCGACCAAGATCGCGATCTCGCGCGCGCTGACGGGCCAGCCGACGGTCGACGAACTGATCGCCAACCGCAAGACGGTGAAGCACTACGCCCTCGACGGCGTGGTCGACTACTGA
- a CDS encoding TIGR03862 family flavoprotein — protein sequence MARDEVAVVGGGPAGLMAAERLAGRGLAVTVHEAMPTVGRKFLLAGRSGLNLTHGEAADVFVGRYGAARPALAEALAAFPPAAVRAWADGLGAETFVGSSGRVFPKAMKASPLLRAWLHRLDGLGVAIHTRSRWTGWTDDGALAFSGPDGPFTQRPVATLLALGGASWPRLGSDGAWTALLAARGVPVVPLRPANCGFDVAWSEVFRDRNAGQPVKSVVASVDGVARAGEFVVTATGIEGSLVYAHAAALRDALAEGRPAVVELDLVPGRDAARLARDLARLDRRQSFANRLRKAAGLEGVKAGLVRECLPGAADLGPEPLAAALKALPLAVVAPRPIAEAISSAGGVAFAGVDDAFELRAIPGVHVAGEMLDWEAPTGGYLLTACLATGRLAGERIADRLGAPPAA from the coding sequence ATGGCGCGCGACGAAGTGGCGGTGGTCGGCGGCGGTCCGGCGGGTCTGATGGCGGCGGAGCGGCTCGCCGGGCGCGGCCTCGCCGTCACCGTGCACGAGGCGATGCCGACGGTCGGCCGCAAGTTCCTGCTCGCCGGCCGCTCCGGCCTCAACCTCACCCACGGCGAGGCCGCGGACGTCTTCGTCGGCCGCTACGGCGCCGCCCGCCCCGCCCTCGCCGAGGCGCTCGCCGCCTTTCCACCCGCAGCCGTGCGCGCCTGGGCCGACGGCCTCGGCGCCGAGACCTTCGTCGGCTCGTCCGGCCGGGTGTTCCCGAAGGCGATGAAGGCGAGCCCGCTGCTCAGGGCATGGCTGCACCGGCTGGACGGCCTCGGCGTCGCGATCCACACCCGCTCGCGCTGGACCGGCTGGACCGACGACGGCGCCCTCGCCTTCTCCGGCCCCGACGGCCCGTTCACGCAGCGCCCCGTGGCGACGCTGCTCGCCCTCGGCGGCGCCAGCTGGCCGCGGCTCGGCTCCGACGGGGCGTGGACCGCGCTCCTCGCGGCGCGCGGCGTGCCGGTCGTGCCGCTCCGGCCGGCCAATTGCGGCTTCGACGTCGCCTGGAGCGAGGTCTTCCGGGACCGCAACGCCGGCCAGCCGGTGAAATCGGTGGTGGCGAGCGTCGACGGCGTCGCCCGGGCCGGCGAGTTCGTGGTGACCGCGACGGGCATCGAGGGCTCGCTCGTCTACGCCCACGCGGCGGCGCTGCGCGACGCGCTGGCGGAGGGCCGCCCGGCGGTGGTCGAGTTGGACCTGGTGCCGGGTCGCGACGCGGCGCGGCTCGCGCGCGACCTCGCCCGGCTCGATCGCCGGCAGTCCTTCGCCAACCGGCTGCGCAAGGCGGCGGGGCTCGAGGGCGTCAAGGCCGGCCTCGTCCGCGAGTGCCTGCCGGGGGCGGCCGATCTGGGGCCGGAGCCGCTCGCGGCGGCGCTGAAGGCGCTGCCGCTCGCGGTCGTCGCGCCGCGGCCGATCGCCGAGGCGATCTCGAGCGCGGGCGGCGTCGCCTTCGCGGGCGTCGACGACGCCTTCGAACTGAGGGCGATCCCCGGCGTCCACGTCGCCGGCGAGATGCTGGACTGGGAGGCCCCGACCGGCGGCTACCTGCTGACCGCGTGCCTTGCGACCGGACGCCTCGCCGGCGAGCGCATCGCCGACCGTCTCGGCGCGCCGCCGGCCGCGTGA
- the arfB gene encoding alternative ribosome rescue aminoacyl-tRNA hydrolase ArfB: MIRVTDRIAIDENDLTFTFVQASGPGGQNVNKVATAAALRWPLWAANGVPWDVKMRVAGLAGRRLTQDGEIVIVAQRFRTQERNRADAIERLVGLLREAAEPPKPRIATKPTYASRVRRVDDKARRGAVKRTRRVVPGIDEE; this comes from the coding sequence ATGATCCGCGTCACCGACCGCATCGCCATCGACGAGAACGACCTGACGTTCACCTTCGTCCAGGCCTCCGGGCCCGGCGGGCAGAACGTCAACAAGGTCGCCACCGCCGCCGCCCTGCGCTGGCCTCTGTGGGCCGCGAACGGCGTGCCGTGGGACGTCAAGATGCGCGTCGCCGGCCTCGCCGGGCGCCGGCTGACGCAGGACGGCGAGATCGTCATCGTCGCCCAGCGCTTCCGGACCCAGGAGCGCAATCGCGCCGACGCGATCGAACGCCTCGTCGGCCTGCTGCGCGAGGCTGCCGAACCGCCGAAACCGCGGATCGCGACCAAGCCGACCTATGCGAGCCGGGTCCGCCGCGTCGACGACAAGGCACGGCGCGGCGCGGTCAAGCGGACCCGGCGGGTGGTGCCGGGGATCGACGAGGAGTGA
- a CDS encoding GFA family protein: MARIGGGCLCGAVRYAVETDGAVVDFCHCTSCRRAGGAAAVAWMQVPPPAFAVVAGTARGYASSAGMTRFFCPACGSQLFMTDREGRSVGVTLGTLDDPEAVRPTAHGFDAERPSWLPVCDGLPRFDGAPPYDL; the protein is encoded by the coding sequence ATGGCGCGGATCGGCGGCGGATGCCTGTGCGGTGCGGTGCGCTACGCGGTCGAGACCGACGGCGCCGTCGTCGACTTCTGCCACTGTACCTCGTGCCGGCGCGCCGGCGGCGCCGCGGCGGTGGCGTGGATGCAGGTGCCGCCGCCCGCCTTCGCGGTCGTCGCCGGGACGGCGCGCGGCTACGCCTCGTCGGCCGGGATGACGCGCTTCTTCTGTCCTGCCTGCGGCTCGCAGCTGTTCATGACCGATCGGGAGGGCCGTTCGGTCGGCGTCACGCTCGGCACGCTCGACGATCCCGAGGCGGTGCGGCCGACCGCCCACGGCTTCGACGCCGAGCGCCCGAGCTGGCTGCCGGTCTGCGACGGCCTGCCCCGCTTCGACGGCGCCCCGCCCTACGATCTCTGA